One genomic segment of Manis javanica isolate MJ-LG chromosome 7, MJ_LKY, whole genome shotgun sequence includes these proteins:
- the GCA gene encoding grancalcin, with product MAYPGYGGGFGNFSGYVAGMQMQRGQPLPGPILLPGACSGYPAYSDSYSAAGDPMWTYFSAIAGQDGEVDAEELQKCLTQSGISGSYSPFSLETCRIMIAMLDRDYTGKMGFNEFKELWAALNAWKQNFITIDQDQSGTVERHELNQAIAAMGYRLSPQTLTAIVKRYSKNGRIFFDDYVACCVKLRALTDFFRRRDHLQQGVVNFMYDDFLQGTMAI from the exons TTTGGAAACTTTAGTGGTTATGTGGCAGGAATGCAGATGCAGAGGGGACAGCCGCTGCCAGGGCCCATCTTACTCCCTGGTGCGTGCTCTGGGTACCCTGCATATTCAGACAGTTATTCTGCAGCAGGAGACCCCATGTGGACATATTTCTCTGCTATTGCCGGGCAG gATGGTGAAGTGGATGCTGAAGAACTTCAAAAATGTTTGACCCAGTCTGGAATTAGTGGATCTTATTCTC CCTTCAGTCTGGAAACCTGCAGAATTATGATTGCCATGTTGGAT AGAGATTACACAGGAAAAATGGGATTTAATGAATTCAAAGAACTTTGGGCAGCTCTTAATGCCTGGAAGCAGAACTTCATAACTATTGATCAAGACCAGAGCGGCACAGTAGAGCGTCATGAATTGAACCAAGCCATTGCTGCTATGG GTTATAGGTTGAGTCCTCAAACATTAACTGCTATTGTTAAACGGTATAGCAAGAATGGCAGAATCTTCTTTGATGATTATGTTGCTTGCTGCGTGAAGCTTCGAGCATTGACGG ATTTCTTTAGGAGAAGAGATCACTTGCAGCAAGGAGTTGTGAATTTCATGTATGATGAT TTTTTGCAGGGTACGATGGCGATTTAA